A stretch of the Filimonas lacunae genome encodes the following:
- a CDS encoding hybrid sensor histidine kinase/response regulator transcription factor, with product MKSALRYFLLLLATPVCFCRVHGQPRCKIEHYSTEDGLSHDMVTSMYKDKEGFMWLGTWNGLNRFDGRQFLSFKSAPGDSSYIKNNRIDQVTGDDYHHLWVKSYDGQIYRFDKTTERFRPAMALLRNPPAIGSFKGVLSQYDDKLWMETIEQGILLMEKPASDSSSWHWYTQQAAEQFRIPSNKVLFMKEDRQGQVWLGTDKGLCRLVKNKAGVYESMRCRYACDTAAVTCMAETAEAVYAGTDDGRLLVIAHSGQLLTSFHLGNAALYGLLVNRNQKYLYATTGAGALVRITLRTWEIQQFMQDSKNALYSLYEDRRGDLWIKPEKEGVIVFHVQRQQFKNYFQQNNARYNYAGDHFKVYEDKNGILWVNMKGGGFGYYNAEKDAVEYFYNNPLSGTRRMSNIVSTLFYDTDGLLWLRTDERGIEKIIFQPEDFQQRLLVQGSVYRSDNEVRGLLEDRRHRLWLGMKSGLLYILENGKPAGVRFENMPGHGIGQVYTILQDKAGCMWLGTKAHGLYKATPVNAPETVYRLEHFMPDAADATSISSNEIYTLLEDSRGLLWAGSFQNGLNLVQNDNGHTRFIHDRECLANYPAGRYRKIRHMAEDKNGRLWMATTDGLLIADVTTPASFTYASYQKISGDGHSLGNNNVQYICRDTHDQMWLATLGGGLNKAIGDDPLRSLRFDVYTMKQGLPNDYLLSCAEDSYGYLWIATQTGLSRLDKTTMKFRNYNSNDGLPLCTFSEASCQLCDNGHMVFGTIRGLVEVDPPHLKDHVTDMQLAFTGLSVNNETVLPGTGNPVMPVALNYTKEVTLHYDQNTLGFDFTIPDFRLGSKQAYAYRLQGFEDRWNYTSEGSATYTHLPPGRYVLEVKCMHTALYQQVPYRQLAVTILPPLWKTGWAYLLYSVLIMSLGWALWKTAATLLRLKQRIALEKKVAALKLDFFTNVSHELRTPLTLIMNPVAALEQREGLSQLGKQYVEVIKRNANRMNRFINQLLELRKLESGKAQLQVAQVALPEFVKNITSFFLEMIREKQIHLEIIADVGSLYCWCDKDKMETAFYNVLANACKYTRECGHIVIRLQQQEQNMLIEVMDEGGGVEEGELPYLFDLFYAGKGSHKTGVKGTGIGLALTREIIELHGGSITACNRGGGLAVTIMLPIVVAASKKAGISYVQEPAEMHDNAIPDIVADPLLHEPAAQGQGRHPEQPLLLIVEDNSDLRAFIQSLLSPFYRIALAENGREGCRIALELMPDLVISDIMMPEMDGIQMLDYLKKNMVTSHIPVILLTAKSAVESQIEGLEYGADYYIGKPFQNDFLMAAIRSLVRQRKLMLKHLVNGKENIRLEPGTLQVTSQDAKFLKQVTEVVEEKMADESFDIDTVAVSIGMGRTTFYKKFKGLTGMAPVEFVREMRLKRAQQYFDAGYGNVSEVAYAVGFNNAKYFSTCFKARYQVAPTEYLKQHQSGNLAAGES from the coding sequence ATGAAAAGTGCACTGAGATATTTTTTGTTGCTTCTTGCCACGCCTGTGTGTTTTTGCCGGGTACATGGTCAGCCACGTTGTAAAATAGAACATTATTCTACCGAAGATGGCTTGTCGCACGATATGGTTACCAGCATGTATAAGGATAAAGAAGGCTTTATGTGGTTGGGTACCTGGAATGGATTAAACCGTTTTGATGGACGGCAGTTCCTTTCTTTTAAATCTGCCCCCGGCGATTCCTCCTATATCAAGAATAACCGTATTGACCAGGTTACAGGAGATGATTATCACCATTTGTGGGTGAAATCGTACGACGGGCAAATTTACCGTTTTGATAAAACTACAGAGCGTTTCCGGCCTGCTATGGCCTTGTTGCGGAACCCACCTGCCATAGGATCGTTTAAAGGAGTGCTGTCGCAGTATGATGATAAACTGTGGATGGAAACAATAGAGCAGGGCATTCTGTTAATGGAAAAGCCTGCTTCTGATTCTTCTTCGTGGCATTGGTATACACAGCAGGCAGCGGAACAGTTTCGCATACCTTCCAACAAAGTGTTGTTTATGAAGGAAGACCGGCAGGGCCAGGTATGGCTGGGTACCGATAAGGGGCTGTGCCGCCTGGTAAAAAATAAGGCCGGAGTGTATGAAAGCATGCGTTGCCGGTATGCGTGTGACACGGCTGCTGTTACCTGTATGGCAGAAACAGCCGAAGCGGTGTACGCAGGTACGGATGATGGCCGTTTATTGGTAATAGCACATTCAGGTCAGTTGCTCACCTCTTTTCATTTGGGTAATGCTGCCCTGTATGGTTTGCTGGTGAACAGAAATCAGAAATATCTCTACGCTACAACGGGCGCTGGTGCGTTGGTGCGTATAACGTTGCGTACCTGGGAAATACAGCAATTTATGCAGGACAGTAAAAACGCCTTGTATTCGTTGTATGAAGACAGGCGTGGCGATCTGTGGATTAAACCGGAAAAAGAAGGCGTGATTGTGTTTCATGTGCAGCGGCAACAGTTTAAAAACTATTTCCAGCAAAACAATGCACGGTATAATTATGCTGGCGATCATTTTAAAGTATATGAAGATAAGAATGGCATCCTGTGGGTGAACATGAAAGGAGGGGGCTTTGGTTATTACAATGCCGAAAAGGATGCGGTAGAATATTTTTATAACAATCCGCTGTCGGGCACACGGCGCATGTCTAATATCGTAAGTACGTTGTTTTATGATACAGATGGGTTGCTGTGGTTACGCACCGATGAAAGAGGTATTGAAAAAATTATCTTTCAGCCGGAAGATTTTCAGCAACGACTATTGGTGCAGGGTAGTGTATACCGCTCTGATAATGAAGTGCGGGGATTGCTGGAAGACCGGCGGCACCGTCTTTGGCTGGGTATGAAAAGCGGCCTGCTGTATATTCTTGAAAATGGCAAACCAGCGGGTGTGCGTTTTGAAAACATGCCTGGCCATGGGATAGGGCAGGTATATACTATTCTGCAGGATAAAGCGGGTTGTATGTGGCTGGGCACTAAAGCACATGGGTTATACAAGGCTACGCCTGTGAATGCACCCGAAACTGTTTACCGGCTGGAACATTTTATGCCAGATGCTGCTGACGCTACCAGCATCAGCAGCAACGAAATTTATACCTTACTGGAAGATAGCCGGGGCTTGTTATGGGCCGGCAGTTTTCAAAATGGTTTAAACCTGGTACAAAACGATAATGGCCATACCCGCTTTATACACGACAGGGAATGCCTGGCTAATTATCCTGCCGGCAGGTACCGGAAAATACGGCATATGGCCGAGGATAAAAACGGCCGCTTATGGATGGCTACCACAGATGGTTTGCTAATTGCAGATGTAACCACCCCTGCTTCTTTTACCTATGCTTCTTATCAGAAAATATCGGGCGATGGGCATAGCCTGGGTAATAACAATGTACAGTATATATGCCGGGATACACACGATCAGATGTGGCTGGCCACGCTGGGAGGAGGATTGAACAAAGCCATAGGCGATGATCCTTTACGGTCGCTTCGGTTTGATGTGTATACGATGAAACAGGGGCTGCCTAACGATTACCTGCTCAGCTGTGCAGAAGACAGTTATGGATACCTGTGGATTGCTACCCAAACCGGCTTGTCGCGGCTGGATAAAACCACCATGAAGTTCCGGAACTATAACTCTAATGATGGACTGCCCCTGTGTACTTTTTCGGAAGCTTCCTGCCAGTTGTGTGATAACGGGCATATGGTGTTTGGTACCATCCGCGGATTGGTGGAAGTAGATCCTCCGCATTTAAAAGATCATGTAACAGATATGCAACTGGCTTTTACCGGCCTTTCGGTGAACAACGAAACCGTGCTGCCCGGTACCGGTAACCCGGTAATGCCGGTGGCCTTGAACTATACCAAAGAGGTAACCCTCCATTACGATCAGAATACGCTGGGCTTTGATTTTACTATCCCCGATTTCCGGCTGGGCAGCAAGCAGGCCTATGCTTACCGTTTGCAGGGCTTTGAAGATCGCTGGAACTATACTTCGGAAGGTAGCGCTACCTATACGCATCTGCCACCGGGAAGGTATGTGCTGGAAGTAAAATGCATGCATACGGCGTTGTATCAGCAGGTGCCTTACCGGCAGCTGGCGGTTACTATTTTGCCGCCACTGTGGAAAACGGGATGGGCTTACCTGTTATACAGCGTTCTGATAATGTCGCTGGGATGGGCTTTATGGAAAACAGCCGCTACGCTGTTACGGTTAAAGCAACGTATTGCGCTGGAAAAGAAAGTGGCTGCATTGAAGCTGGATTTTTTTACCAATGTTTCTCACGAATTGCGAACGCCTCTTACATTGATCATGAACCCGGTGGCAGCGCTGGAACAGCGCGAGGGGTTAAGTCAGCTGGGTAAACAATATGTGGAAGTAATTAAGCGCAATGCCAACCGCATGAACCGGTTTATTAACCAGTTGCTGGAACTGCGCAAACTGGAAAGCGGTAAAGCACAGTTGCAGGTGGCGCAGGTGGCATTACCCGAATTTGTAAAAAATATTACTTCCTTTTTCCTGGAAATGATCCGGGAAAAACAAATACACCTGGAAATCATTGCCGATGTGGGCAGCTTGTATTGCTGGTGTGATAAAGATAAAATGGAAACCGCCTTTTATAATGTACTGGCCAATGCCTGTAAATACACGCGGGAGTGCGGGCATATTGTTATCAGGTTGCAACAACAGGAGCAGAATATGCTGATAGAAGTAATGGATGAGGGTGGTGGTGTGGAAGAAGGGGAGTTGCCTTACCTGTTCGATCTGTTTTATGCAGGCAAGGGTAGCCATAAAACGGGTGTCAAAGGCACAGGCATTGGGCTGGCGCTTACCCGGGAGATTATAGAGCTGCATGGTGGCAGCATTACGGCCTGTAACCGCGGGGGAGGACTGGCCGTTACCATTATGCTTCCTATAGTGGTAGCTGCTTCTAAAAAGGCTGGCATCAGTTATGTGCAGGAGCCGGCGGAAATGCACGATAACGCAATACCGGATATAGTAGCGGATCCTTTGTTGCACGAGCCTGCTGCACAGGGGCAGGGCAGGCATCCGGAGCAGCCTTTGCTGTTAATAGTAGAAGATAACTCCGATCTCAGGGCATTTATACAAAGCCTGCTTTCTCCCTTTTACCGTATAGCCCTGGCAGAGAACGGGCGGGAAGGCTGCCGTATAGCGCTGGAACTGATGCCTGACCTGGTGATCAGTGATATTATGATGCCGGAAATGGATGGCATACAAATGCTGGACTACCTGAAAAAGAATATGGTAACGAGTCACATACCCGTGATTTTGTTAACGGCTAAAAGCGCCGTGGAAAGCCAGATTGAAGGGCTGGAATACGGCGCGGACTATTATATTGGTAAACCCTTCCAGAACGACTTTTTAATGGCTGCTATCAGAAGCCTGGTGCGGCAACGGAAGCTGATGTTGAAGCACCTGGTGAACGGGAAAGAAAACATCCGGCTGGAGCCGGGTACGCTACAGGTAACCTCACAGGATGCGAAATTTTTAAAGCAGGTGACAGAAGTAGTGGAGGAGAAGATGGCGGATGAAAGCTTTGATATAGACACCGTAGCGGTTTCTATAGGTATGGGCCGAACTACCTTTTATAAAAAATTTAAAGGATTAACGGGCATGGCGCCTGTGGAATTTGTGCGCGAAATGCGCCTGAAACGTGCGCAGCAGTATTTTGATGCGGGCTATGGCAATGTGTCGGAGGTGGCTTATGCCGTAGGGTTTAACAACGCCAAATATTTCAGTACCTGTTTTAAAGCCCGTTACCAGGTAGCGCCCACCGAATATCTGAAACAACATCAATCCGGCAACCTGGCAGCCGGCGAATCGTAA
- a CDS encoding RagB/SusD family nutrient uptake outer membrane protein, with amino-acid sequence MKKIIPILYIAVLLIPVASCKKSFLDVQSPSSVDQDFVFSSPSETYKVLIGCYDLWRSGASGLFYDIDVVGSDAECHPETYDAQLRHIPEGLYASEISIDYANSLNAWANLYKIANRANIIMDAIRAKPEYQQAVAAGAVTDWTQLYGEAAVFRAFSYHTLIRYFGDVPYFQNTISTTAQTDSARLTSRDVIYDGEIDNLSKAATGMYRLGESGINAERFSRTFAYGLMGKMAMYAGGYGLRRTDLNYGGVTFTQLGIEKWNAKYVRRTDYKKYYELAKTNLKACLDNAGSAYLITTDPRGTGFTNPFQYNFQYNMNLVVSPESLYEIGETQAQFSERPYAFGRPSNGGSSNAYPNKAYGQSRMHPSFYYGDYDPKDLRRDVSVTVTANSGSASEVIIDFTPGSRDKGGLANNKWDESRMPNPYVAAQRQSGINWPQLRMADVILLLAEAYAETGEEGQAKVELAKVRSRAFAAADQTEKVTNYINALGGDALKEAILQERKLEFAGEGYRREDLIRTGKLPQKIKALRDAQIAMVAGLKANGYYTFPNGNTISNYIYTKGVNAADLGLSKMLTTQTTVAEGAATYPILFPGWRGNSDAWVGLGYTASTNNRNLAIQGLFRYIDPNGAEAADLVAKGYKKTAWGANIVANEAQYTTNIFKGYPDSYFSSGVPPRYLLPLTSETVSKSNGLITNGYGFQ; translated from the coding sequence ATGAAAAAGATAATACCCATTCTTTATATAGCCGTGTTACTGATACCGGTTGCTTCCTGTAAAAAAAGCTTTTTAGATGTGCAGTCGCCATCTTCTGTTGACCAGGACTTTGTATTCTCTTCTCCCAGTGAAACCTATAAAGTGCTGATAGGCTGCTACGATCTGTGGCGTTCGGGCGCCAGTGGTTTGTTTTATGATATTGACGTAGTGGGGTCTGATGCAGAGTGCCATCCCGAAACATACGATGCGCAATTAAGGCATATTCCCGAGGGGTTATATGCCAGTGAAATTTCCATTGATTATGCCAACTCGCTCAACGCCTGGGCCAACCTGTACAAAATAGCCAACCGCGCCAACATTATTATGGATGCCATACGTGCCAAGCCGGAATACCAGCAGGCGGTTGCGGCAGGCGCTGTTACCGATTGGACGCAACTGTATGGAGAAGCTGCGGTGTTCCGTGCCTTCTCTTACCATACCTTGATCCGTTATTTTGGCGATGTGCCTTATTTCCAGAATACCATATCTACCACTGCACAAACAGACAGTGCCAGGCTTACTTCGCGTGATGTTATTTACGACGGCGAAATAGATAACCTGTCTAAGGCGGCAACAGGTATGTATCGCCTGGGCGAAAGTGGTATTAATGCAGAAAGGTTTTCGCGCACTTTTGCTTACGGGTTAATGGGTAAAATGGCGATGTATGCCGGTGGTTATGGCTTGCGCCGTACCGATCTGAACTATGGTGGCGTAACCTTTACACAGCTGGGTATTGAAAAATGGAATGCCAAATATGTACGCCGTACGGATTATAAAAAATATTATGAATTAGCGAAAACAAATCTGAAAGCCTGCCTGGACAATGCCGGATCTGCCTACCTGATCACAACAGACCCGCGTGGTACGGGTTTTACAAATCCGTTCCAGTATAATTTTCAGTATAACATGAACCTGGTAGTAAGCCCGGAGTCGTTATACGAAATTGGAGAAACGCAGGCGCAGTTTTCAGAACGCCCTTATGCTTTTGGCCGTCCGTCTAACGGGGGCAGTTCCAATGCCTATCCTAACAAGGCATATGGACAAAGCCGCATGCATCCTTCTTTTTATTATGGCGATTATGATCCCAAAGATCTGAGAAGGGATGTTTCTGTTACCGTTACTGCCAATTCCGGCAGTGCTTCGGAAGTGATTATAGACTTTACTCCCGGCTCGCGCGATAAGGGTGGTCTGGCTAACAATAAATGGGATGAAAGCCGTATGCCTAATCCTTATGTAGCTGCGCAGCGGCAATCCGGTATTAACTGGCCGCAGCTGCGTATGGCAGATGTGATATTGCTGCTGGCAGAAGCATATGCCGAAACAGGAGAAGAAGGGCAGGCGAAGGTGGAACTGGCTAAAGTAAGAAGCAGGGCTTTTGCAGCGGCTGATCAAACAGAGAAAGTAACCAATTATATCAATGCCCTGGGTGGTGATGCGTTGAAAGAGGCCATTTTGCAGGAGCGGAAGCTGGAGTTTGCCGGGGAAGGCTATCGCCGCGAAGACCTGATACGTACTGGCAAGCTGCCGCAAAAGATTAAAGCACTACGGGATGCCCAGATAGCGATGGTAGCAGGCTTAAAAGCCAATGGCTATTATACTTTTCCTAACGGCAACACCATCTCTAACTATATCTATACCAAAGGGGTGAATGCGGCCGACCTGGGGTTGAGTAAAATGCTTACCACCCAAACTACTGTGGCAGAAGGAGCGGCCACTTATCCCATTCTATTCCCCGGCTGGCGTGGTAATTCAGATGCCTGGGTGGGATTGGGTTATACGGCAAGCACCAACAACCGTAATCTGGCTATACAGGGTTTGTTCCGGTATATCGATCCTAATGGGGCCGAAGCGGCCGACCTGGTAGCGAAGGGGTACAAGAAAACGGCATGGGGCGCTAATATTGTGGCCAATGAAGCGCAGTACACCACTAATATTTTTAAAGGATATCCTGACAGTTATTTCAGTTCAGGTGTTCCTCCCAGGTATTTACTGCCTTTAACATCAGAAACGGTTTCGAAATCGAATGGCCTTATTACCAATGGCTATGGATTTCAATAA